The following are from one region of the Salicibibacter kimchii genome:
- a CDS encoding YolD-like family protein, giving the protein MRDNKLTPGSNMRWESLRVILPEHRERWLQHREGMKKVEKPELEEQKWEEFEQTIRESMEYGSFLEFTYWEDGTFMSGLDHASM; this is encoded by the coding sequence ATGAGGGATAACAAGCTTACTCCAGGCTCAAATATGCGTTGGGAATCGTTGCGGGTGATCTTGCCCGAACATCGTGAAAGGTGGTTGCAGCATCGGGAAGGCATGAAGAAAGTGGAAAAGCCTGAACTCGAAGAACAGAAATGGGAGGAATTTGAGCAAACAATCCGTGAATCAATGGAATACGGTTCGTTCCTTGAATTTACGTACTGGGAAGACGGCACTTTTATGAGTGGGTTGGATCATGCGAGTATGTAA
- a CDS encoding helix-turn-helix domain-containing protein translates to MESNKNQLQRNLTYKEDGFVYYEDRRSVVLPTSSFVLLREDLNCNIGKERTNGFLVRYGSGLGRLDARNVLKKFKHESIETIINKGPVYHQTHGHVMSELQKIKVEEKHDKISAYIEGTWKGSFEAEEYIKQFDKSIEPVCYLNVGYANGYLTEICNQTVLFKELSCVGKGDKECRWVGRTIDYWDDDMAEELKYYHQNPLTDELEITYEKLLEERNRLKNVSVIYNRLTEEILKGNDLQSLMEIVYKLTGVAILIEDAELNPLASGGISANKLMEINDKFKDYVLLEHNRSFFNQTQTIILNNHTRLVTPIFLKEEIIGYCSFLYDAAGNENENSSTLKVTIERISSICALYLLNKKTEKEVEERAKGRFLEQVLNGNYSKDDILRRSNFIGLDLFQPYYIVVVNVGTSHNNSKEELTLLEEVISQTSNYFKKEKIEMLAGQQSNYMVFLFSITNKMDVELACTRLLSYLNDRYSSVPFRAGISIKSDQINNASNSYREALTAVRMTSRNNTLISFNSLGIIGTLINTKNPEEVEKIAKHTLQPLFKNYDYKKMEMIKTLYFYLLNGGNLEQTAFDLALSLSGIRYRLTKIEELLGQDLRNPKVTYQLLLSIQALISIGELNL, encoded by the coding sequence TTGGAATCAAATAAAAATCAACTTCAAAGGAATCTGACATATAAGGAAGATGGGTTTGTTTATTATGAGGATAGAAGATCAGTAGTCTTACCGACATCCTCATTTGTTTTATTGAGGGAGGATTTAAACTGTAACATTGGAAAAGAGCGTACTAACGGGTTTTTGGTGCGGTATGGATCAGGTCTGGGCAGATTAGATGCAAGAAACGTATTAAAAAAGTTTAAACATGAATCTATTGAGACTATTATTAATAAAGGGCCTGTTTATCATCAAACACATGGGCATGTCATGTCAGAACTTCAAAAAATAAAAGTAGAGGAAAAACACGATAAAATTTCAGCATATATTGAAGGGACTTGGAAAGGGTCATTCGAGGCAGAAGAGTATATTAAACAATTTGATAAATCAATAGAACCTGTTTGTTATTTGAATGTCGGTTATGCGAACGGATACCTTACAGAAATTTGCAATCAGACTGTTTTATTTAAAGAATTATCCTGTGTTGGAAAAGGAGACAAAGAGTGTCGATGGGTGGGGAGGACTATTGATTATTGGGATGATGATATGGCTGAGGAACTTAAATATTATCATCAAAATCCGCTCACGGACGAATTGGAAATAACTTATGAAAAATTGTTAGAAGAGCGTAATCGTTTAAAAAATGTATCAGTTATATATAACAGATTAACGGAAGAAATATTAAAAGGGAATGACCTTCAGTCTCTTATGGAAATTGTTTATAAGTTGACTGGGGTAGCTATTTTAATTGAGGATGCTGAATTAAACCCTTTAGCCTCAGGTGGGATCTCGGCCAACAAATTAATGGAAATTAATGATAAATTTAAAGATTATGTTCTATTAGAACACAACCGTAGTTTTTTTAATCAAACGCAAACTATAATATTAAATAACCATACTCGACTGGTAACCCCTATCTTTTTGAAAGAAGAAATAATTGGATACTGCTCCTTTCTTTATGATGCCGCTGGAAATGAAAATGAAAACTCTTCCACCCTAAAAGTGACTATCGAAAGAATTTCCTCAATATGTGCTCTTTATTTACTCAATAAAAAAACAGAAAAAGAAGTAGAAGAAAGGGCGAAAGGACGCTTTTTGGAGCAGGTTTTAAATGGTAATTATTCAAAGGATGATATCCTAAGACGCAGTAACTTTATCGGATTGGATCTTTTTCAACCATACTATATAGTAGTTGTCAATGTTGGCACATCCCATAATAATTCTAAAGAAGAGTTGACATTATTGGAAGAAGTAATTAGTCAAACCTCAAATTACTTTAAAAAAGAAAAAATTGAGATGCTGGCAGGTCAACAATCAAATTACATGGTGTTTTTATTTTCTATTACTAATAAAATGGATGTTGAATTAGCTTGCACAAGGCTTTTGAGTTACCTTAATGATAGGTATTCATCCGTCCCATTTCGAGCTGGTATAAGTATAAAATCTGATCAAATTAATAATGCTTCTAATTCTTACAGGGAAGCACTTACTGCTGTTAGGATGACAAGCAGAAACAATACCCTTATTTCTTTTAATTCATTAGGAATAATTGGTACCCTGATAAACACAAAAAATCCAGAAGAAGTTGAAAAAATTGCAAAACATACACTTCAGCCGCTTTTCAAGAATTACGATTATAAAAAAATGGAGATGATCAAGACATTATATTTTTATCTTTTGAATGGAGGCAACCTTGAACAAACAGCCTTTGATTTAGCGCTATCCCTAAGCGGAATAAGATATCGTTTAACAAAAATTGAAGAACTGCTTGGTCAAGATTTGCGAAACCCTAAAGTGACTTATCAATTATTGCTCTCTATACAAGCGTTAATATCAATTGGCGAGTTAAACCTTTAA
- a CDS encoding reverse transcriptase domain-containing protein, translating to MGNERSWFSCGRFADDAIVFCKSRRQAEKAYDQAKIILEDKLQLTMHPEKTKIVHFDDGFRFLGFDLWKDYLVLPKKRANKFKDKIRYLSRRQQGKNVEEI from the coding sequence CTGGGAAATGAAAGAAGCTGGTTTTCCTGTGGTCGTTTTGCGGATGATGCCATCGTCTTTTGCAAAAGCAGAAGACAGGCGGAGAAAGCCTATGACCAAGCAAAGATCATCTTGGAAGATAAGCTTCAGCTAACGATGCATCCCGAAAAGACCAAAATCGTGCACTTTGACGATGGGTTTCGTTTCCTTGGGTTTGACCTATGGAAGGATTATCTGGTGCTCCCCAAAAAGAGAGCGAATAAATTTAAAGATAAAATCCGGTATCTTTCCAGAAGACAACAAGGAAAGAACGTGGAAGAAATATGA
- a CDS encoding group II intron maturase-specific domain-containing protein, which translates to MIKKLNEVIRGFGNYFGFGNTKRMFQRLDQWIRMRVRAFMRKKKSTVSNMRVPNRQLDQLGLVSLVSLLTARS; encoded by the coding sequence ATGATCAAGAAGTTAAATGAAGTGATTCGAGGTTTCGGGAACTATTTTGGGTTCGGAAACACCAAGCGCATGTTCCAGAGGCTTGATCAATGGATTCGAATGCGAGTCCGGGCGTTTATGAGAAAGAAAAAATCGACTGTCTCAAACATGCGTGTTCCGAATCGACAACTTGATCAGTTAGGCTTAGTTTCTTTGGTTAGCTTACTCACCGCACGTTCATAA
- a CDS encoding Arm DNA-binding domain-containing protein, with translation MKQQRYSGYKTKKLAEKAMSNILNDVKEVRGSLFKMSDKDEEIMLKSDEDFYILKYNEIFFAAVNVS, from the coding sequence GTGAAACAGCAACGTTATTCTGGGTATAAAACAAAAAAGTTAGCAGAAAAAGCCATGTCCAATATCCTTAATGATGTGAAGGAAGTTCGAGGATCGCTTTTTAAAATGAGCGACAAAGATGAGGAAATCATGCTCAAAAGTGATGAGGATTTTTACATACTGAAGTATAATGAGATCTTTTTTGCGGCGGTGAATGTATCATGA
- a CDS encoding IclR family transcriptional regulator → MQTENSLSSVRNALKILHSFTMNHPQKGVRELAKELGIGKSSVQRILITLASEGFVKKDNETNKYELGVSVLGLSSIVLANIELHTESLPEIKKLAERCQLTCHLVVLENLEIVYVHKEEGRYSINLPSYSGLYNHSHCTSSGKLLLAYSDPAFREVLIERGLTQFTPNTITNPTIFRDELRHIYKKGYSVSNEEFQIGVNSISTPIRDHSGKVIAAVNLVGSKSRLSKQRFSSFTKELKQTGVNISEKLGHGIMSKF, encoded by the coding sequence ATGCAAACGGAAAATTCACTCTCTTCTGTTAGAAATGCCCTGAAAATACTACACTCCTTTACGATGAACCATCCACAAAAAGGCGTTCGTGAACTTGCGAAAGAACTCGGTATTGGAAAAAGTAGTGTACAAAGAATTCTAATCACTCTTGCATCAGAGGGATTTGTAAAAAAAGATAACGAAACAAATAAATATGAGCTAGGGGTCTCGGTTTTAGGATTGAGCTCAATTGTACTTGCAAACATAGAACTCCATACCGAATCTCTTCCAGAAATTAAAAAACTTGCTGAAAGATGTCAGTTGACTTGCCACCTTGTAGTCCTAGAGAATCTTGAAATTGTCTATGTACACAAAGAAGAAGGTCGATATTCTATTAACCTGCCTTCTTATTCAGGTCTTTATAATCATTCTCATTGCACGAGCTCTGGAAAGCTTCTACTTGCTTATAGTGATCCTGCTTTTCGGGAAGTTCTTATTGAAAGAGGACTAACTCAATTTACTCCCAATACTATTACAAATCCCACAATTTTCAGAGATGAATTGAGGCATATTTATAAAAAAGGATATTCAGTCAGTAATGAAGAGTTTCAAATAGGTGTTAATTCAATCTCTACTCCAATAAGGGATCATTCCGGAAAGGTGATAGCTGCCGTTAATCTTGTAGGATCAAAATCCCGTCTTTCCAAACAACGCTTTAGTTCCTTTACAAAGGAACTAAAGCAAACTGGGGTGAACATTTCAGAAAAACTTGGCCATGGAATAATGTCGAAATTTTAA
- a CDS encoding 4-hydroxyphenylacetate 3-hydroxylase family protein has protein sequence MLTGKEFLESLKDGRKVYLYGEEIDDVTTHPAFRNAARSYARLYDSLHDPELSKKIVTENEYGDKTHRFFKTPKSSGDLFKARDAIAEWSKLNYGFMGRTPDYKATFVGHLQGYADFFEGFEDNAKEWYRKVSKDVSFVNHTIINPQVDRSKPLHENKDVFVRVVNERDDGIIVSGAKMVGTSSPLTHYTFVGNYGPKDLGDGDQSHALMFMMSMNAPGLKMISRPSYELMAATTGTPFDYPLSSRFDENDAVIVLDNVFIPWEDVLAYKNIEVSNNFVPGTHFVNRFSLHGGTRLAVKLDFMAGLLLKATEGAGTKQFRGVQVNVGEVLALRNMMWSLTTAMVSEPDVGMNGLAIPNSFASHAYRVLAPETWVRVKNIFKQVVAGGLIQLPSSSKDFLNEDLKPYIDKYYRGTGISAEERVKLLKLVWDSIGTEFGGRHELYEINYAGNTENVRLETLKHAEASGAADTYKAFADSAMSDYDLHGWTNSTWINEVEESSALK, from the coding sequence ATGTTAACTGGAAAAGAATTCTTGGAAAGTTTAAAAGATGGCAGAAAGGTTTATTTATATGGGGAAGAGATTGACGATGTTACAACACACCCAGCATTTCGTAATGCGGCTCGTTCGTATGCAAGACTGTATGACAGCCTTCATGATCCGGAATTGAGTAAAAAGATAGTAACCGAAAATGAATACGGGGATAAAACACATCGCTTTTTTAAAACACCAAAAAGTTCAGGAGATTTATTTAAAGCAAGAGATGCTATTGCAGAATGGTCTAAGTTGAATTATGGATTTATGGGACGTACTCCTGATTATAAGGCTACATTTGTTGGGCACTTACAAGGTTATGCAGACTTTTTTGAGGGATTCGAGGACAATGCAAAAGAATGGTATAGAAAAGTATCAAAAGATGTTTCCTTTGTTAATCACACGATTATTAATCCACAAGTGGATCGTTCGAAACCACTGCATGAAAATAAAGATGTATTTGTCCGTGTAGTTAATGAAAGAGATGATGGAATTATTGTAAGCGGTGCCAAAATGGTTGGTACATCATCACCATTAACGCATTATACCTTTGTTGGGAATTACGGACCAAAAGATCTAGGTGACGGTGATCAAAGTCATGCACTTATGTTCATGATGTCAATGAATGCACCAGGTTTGAAGATGATTAGTCGTCCATCCTATGAATTAATGGCTGCAACAACTGGAACACCGTTTGATTATCCACTTTCAAGTCGATTTGATGAAAATGATGCGGTAATTGTACTGGATAATGTATTTATTCCTTGGGAAGATGTTTTGGCCTATAAAAATATAGAAGTATCCAATAACTTTGTACCAGGCACACACTTTGTAAATAGATTTTCCCTTCATGGTGGAACTAGGTTGGCTGTGAAACTGGATTTTATGGCAGGATTGTTGCTAAAGGCTACAGAGGGTGCTGGTACGAAACAATTTAGAGGCGTTCAAGTCAATGTTGGAGAAGTATTAGCACTACGTAACATGATGTGGAGTCTAACAACGGCGATGGTTAGTGAACCTGATGTAGGAATGAATGGTTTAGCTATACCAAATAGCTTTGCTTCACATGCCTACCGTGTATTAGCACCGGAGACTTGGGTAAGGGTGAAAAATATCTTTAAACAAGTGGTTGCGGGTGGTTTAATTCAATTACCATCTAGTTCTAAAGATTTCTTAAATGAAGATTTAAAACCATATATTGATAAATATTACCGTGGAACAGGTATTTCTGCAGAAGAACGAGTGAAATTATTAAAGTTGGTTTGGGATTCAATTGGGACAGAATTTGGAGGTCGTCATGAACTCTATGAAATAAACTACGCAGGCAATACAGAGAATGTAAGATTAGAAACATTAAAACATGCAGAGGCGTCCGGAGCAGCAGATACCTATAAAGCCTTTGCTGACTCAGCGATGAGTGATTATGATCTTCACGGGTGGACAAATAGCACTTGGATAAATGAAGTTGAAGAATCATCCGCATTAAAATAA
- a CDS encoding DUF3238 domain-containing protein — MFTTNAYANDKVNVNVQPDTESIELDWEDEGHSYTIMNEHEGEEIWSGDQPQYTIDDLESDQIYQFILEIYNDEDELIDTAQINTSTLKNQQEMETFDEEMLSGDQEISYSMAESNLSTVASSDQVELQWENIPTDNNEYDILRDEEVIETVEGNEFVDDTVSGDEMHRYTVKGQKKVPEERVEEIEAEIEENEEIQLSEEEKEQALYEPKEASVVINASEGDHNSPSASTWLLRYTTFIPMEYAENPSCFITCTYEYFGGDDRGFGEAGSFRTRSDVVLNEDLEELYHFPDTGITYGYDEDYNEIDQAQADAEEDHDITTYDQGDFSHRMDLGSANPLLSYAPDIDAYYVSNIIDGLYAQFQGSHDQAPSHEFYFDDRYGNSVTIHTAEHQGFHHLIPGFPNASFITNVYYR, encoded by the coding sequence TTGTTCACGACAAATGCATATGCCAATGATAAAGTTAATGTCAACGTACAACCAGATACTGAATCGATCGAGTTGGATTGGGAAGATGAAGGACATTCGTATACAATCATGAATGAACATGAGGGCGAAGAAATATGGTCTGGTGATCAACCTCAATACACCATTGATGATCTTGAGTCGGATCAAATCTACCAATTTATATTGGAAATTTATAATGACGAGGATGAACTGATTGATACCGCTCAGATCAATACCTCAACATTAAAGAACCAACAAGAAATGGAAACATTCGATGAAGAAATGTTGTCAGGAGATCAAGAAATATCCTATTCCATGGCAGAGAGCAACCTTTCTACAGTGGCCTCTTCGGATCAAGTCGAACTTCAATGGGAAAACATCCCAACGGACAATAATGAATATGATATTCTACGAGATGAAGAAGTTATAGAAACGGTTGAAGGCAATGAATTTGTTGATGATACCGTTTCAGGCGATGAAATGCACAGATATACAGTGAAAGGACAAAAAAAAGTTCCGGAAGAGCGAGTGGAGGAAATTGAAGCTGAAATAGAAGAAAACGAGGAAATCCAACTATCGGAAGAAGAAAAGGAGCAGGCCCTTTATGAGCCTAAAGAAGCTTCTGTAGTTATCAATGCTTCAGAAGGTGACCATAACTCACCATCCGCATCGACTTGGTTGCTACGCTATACTACATTTATTCCAATGGAATATGCTGAAAATCCGTCATGTTTTATTACTTGTACTTATGAATATTTTGGAGGGGATGACAGAGGTTTTGGTGAGGCAGGGAGTTTTAGAACGCGCTCGGATGTTGTTTTGAATGAAGATTTAGAAGAGCTTTATCACTTCCCTGATACTGGGATAACTTATGGGTATGATGAAGATTATAATGAAATTGATCAAGCTCAAGCAGATGCCGAGGAAGATCATGATATAACAACCTATGATCAGGGTGACTTTTCACATCGAATGGATTTAGGATCAGCTAACCCATTACTATCATATGCTCCTGACATCGATGCATACTATGTTTCAAACATCATTGATGGGCTATATGCACAATTCCAAGGTTCACATGATCAGGCACCCTCTCATGAATTTTACTTTGATGATCGCTATGGTAATAGTGTTACGATTCACACAGCAGAACATCAAGGTTTTCATCATTTAATCCCTGGCTTTCCTAACGCTTCTTTTATCACCAATGTTTATTATAGATAG
- a CDS encoding flavin reductase family protein encodes MDGRKFRFAMGNFSTGVTVITTELDGEVSGMTANAFMSLSMDPELVVISIDEKAQMLEKIKRSGKYAVNILSAEQQDLSMNFAGQSKLDKDIPFQKLSGVPVIEGSLAQVSCEVTGSHVEGDHTLFIGRVNDIHLEDNEPLVFFKGKYRSLSPIEEMASG; translated from the coding sequence ATGGATGGACGTAAATTCAGATTTGCAATGGGAAACTTTTCGACAGGGGTAACTGTCATTACAACCGAATTGGATGGGGAAGTAAGCGGTATGACAGCTAACGCGTTTATGTCTCTTTCTATGGATCCTGAATTAGTTGTCATATCCATTGATGAAAAAGCACAAATGTTGGAAAAGATTAAACGAAGCGGAAAATATGCAGTGAATATTTTATCGGCAGAACAACAAGATTTATCGATGAATTTCGCAGGACAAAGCAAACTGGATAAAGATATTCCTTTTCAAAAACTAAGCGGAGTACCAGTCATTGAAGGAAGTTTGGCACAAGTCTCCTGTGAGGTGACCGGATCGCACGTGGAAGGAGATCATACCCTTTTTATAGGCAGGGTGAACGATATTCATCTGGAGGATAATGAACCGCTGGTTTTCTTCAAAGGAAAGTATCGGTCCTTATCACCCATTGAGGAGATGGCAAGTGGTTAA
- a CDS encoding reverse transcriptase domain-containing protein has translation MKPTRRYYSIIDKVYQMENLQEAWKQVRANKGSAGIDGETIQWFDFQQDQNLREIQRFLIQNRYKPQPALRHYIPKDNGKQRPLGIPTVRDRIVQQAVRQKIEPLFDRAFYSYSYGFRKGHSQHQALATVKRAKRAGYEYVIDLDIQSYFDNISHAILMDKVREKIADGRILDLIEGWLKAGIIEDAQFYGTNISSLQGGLSRRY, from the coding sequence ATGAAACCAACGCGCAGATACTATTCCATTATAGATAAAGTTTACCAAATGGAAAACCTGCAAGAGGCATGGAAACAAGTCAGAGCCAACAAAGGAAGTGCAGGTATTGATGGTGAAACCATCCAGTGGTTTGATTTCCAACAAGACCAAAACTTGAGAGAAATTCAACGATTTCTGATACAGAATCGGTATAAGCCTCAACCTGCCCTGCGTCACTATATCCCAAAAGACAACGGGAAACAGCGTCCCCTTGGGATTCCAACTGTCCGGGATCGAATTGTCCAACAAGCCGTACGGCAAAAGATCGAACCATTGTTTGATAGGGCGTTCTACTCCTATAGCTATGGTTTTCGGAAAGGGCATTCGCAACACCAAGCATTGGCGACGGTGAAACGTGCCAAGCGAGCGGGATATGAATACGTGATTGACCTTGATATTCAATCTTACTTTGACAACATCTCTCATGCCATTCTCATGGACAAGGTACGGGAAAAGATCGCGGACGGACGAATCCTCGACCTGATAGAAGGGTGGCTGAAAGCAGGAATCATAGAAGATGCGCAGTTCTATGGTACGAACATAAGTTCTCTACAAGGCGGGTTATCTCGCCGCTATTAG
- the mobP2 gene encoding MobP2 family relaxase, whose protein sequence is MSASTITPGVVLKTKFITSNTKAFDQYVNYVDREEAKGDKQLPSQMFSMYNHYMDDPEKTSALFTDTSDRLNTDEKDELKHAFQHAQENKSLMWQDVITFDNQWLEKQGIYDQKTGELDEKALKNVTRSSMQTMLKKEGLEQSSIWSAAIHRNTDNIHIHVATVEPEPTRERGKRKPKTLDAMKGEVVNGLQDRSYEREQINQIIRGKMVDGKKEQNTLKWQNREMKPLFKDIYERLPENKRHWNYGYNTLNSIRPMIDQLTTTYLDKHHPEDLKNLHQRLDREMDEMKAAYGDGPKESKRFENYKSNKIDDLYKRMGNAFLKEMKSYDNQLHQRPKTKRIAGDQSLRHGKSSSIAMQQSLNRLNRSMKQTYQSYMNDMDYERLERDIERER, encoded by the coding sequence ATGAGTGCTTCAACCATCACGCCAGGTGTGGTATTGAAAACAAAATTTATTACCTCCAATACCAAAGCCTTTGATCAGTACGTCAATTATGTGGATCGGGAAGAAGCCAAAGGGGATAAGCAACTGCCTTCCCAAATGTTTTCGATGTACAATCATTACATGGATGACCCGGAAAAAACGTCGGCTCTTTTTACGGATACTTCGGATCGACTAAACACCGATGAAAAAGATGAATTAAAACATGCGTTCCAACATGCGCAAGAAAATAAGAGTCTCATGTGGCAAGATGTGATTACCTTTGATAATCAGTGGTTAGAAAAGCAAGGGATCTATGATCAAAAAACCGGTGAGCTAGATGAAAAAGCATTAAAGAATGTCACCCGTTCATCGATGCAGACGATGCTCAAAAAAGAAGGGCTCGAACAAAGTTCGATTTGGTCGGCGGCCATTCACCGAAACACCGATAACATTCACATTCATGTAGCCACCGTTGAACCTGAACCGACCCGAGAGCGTGGCAAACGAAAACCCAAAACCTTAGATGCCATGAAAGGCGAAGTGGTTAATGGGCTGCAAGATCGAAGCTATGAACGCGAGCAGATCAATCAAATCATTCGTGGAAAGATGGTCGATGGCAAGAAAGAACAAAACACATTAAAATGGCAAAATCGAGAAATGAAACCTCTGTTTAAGGATATATATGAACGATTACCTGAAAACAAACGCCATTGGAATTATGGTTACAACACCCTCAATTCGATCCGGCCGATGATCGATCAACTAACCACGACGTATTTAGACAAACACCATCCGGAAGACCTTAAAAATTTGCATCAACGGTTGGATCGAGAAATGGATGAAATGAAAGCCGCCTATGGGGATGGGCCGAAAGAAAGCAAACGCTTTGAGAATTATAAAAGCAATAAGATCGATGATCTCTACAAGCGTATGGGCAATGCCTTTTTGAAGGAAATGAAATCGTATGACAATCAATTGCACCAAAGACCAAAGACCAAAAGAATAGCAGGGGATCAATCGTTGCGTCATGGCAAGTCATCGAGCATCGCGATGCAGCAATCGTTAAACCGTCTGAACCGATCGATGAAACAGACCTATCAATCGTACATGAATGACATGGATTATGAACGACTAGAACGAGACATTGAACGCGAAAGGTAG
- a CDS encoding ImmA/IrrE family metallo-endopeptidase, with product MARTRPRKSPEAIKQDIEELTKGMEEKVANHFYSKDQMKEYLRFMGQFHNYSLNNVQLMQSQFPGAEAVGSYKFWKDKGFPVQKGEKGSKILVPQRLGEQFQNEEGTWKPVKYATKNEKTHIQDGHLPKRDGRLVFSTGTVFDISQTSATRDDLPALFPNKWMEGKVEDYGQLRQGMEAIAKENGIAIVEPKQELGAAKGVSYTLTKEVALNPRNDERQNVKTLLHELAHGKLHTAETHHRYSQPEKEFQAEMTAYTVASHFGVDTSDYSLDYLKSWTKNRTFDDHQQLLKEVQDTSHQFITTMERTLEPEKAHEQKKEESKGDESMIHQTKKQDGATIDRQAYKDLYKQEVIQQVESNKASREAQYQEAKGSTLPLTAQKPHVSPVKQQHENEKSSLMRKESPLLKAYRNEVTAHEHNTSPFEKEDKPTEHQTFKDHYKREIMGLIEPAIGKQLDREESGDQQERKKRMQAFEQGHDPHTVYQLKKESLQEIKELPLSEQGQKRLGSLEKQLDEEYTNEQEKTSQKGAERSNERERREQQEPVATSSISAGTQTGIKGPEPDV from the coding sequence ATGGCGAGAACGAGACCCCGTAAATCACCGGAAGCGATAAAACAAGACATCGAGGAACTGACTAAAGGCATGGAAGAAAAAGTGGCTAACCATTTCTATTCCAAGGATCAAATGAAGGAATACTTGCGGTTTATGGGGCAATTTCACAACTACTCTCTGAATAATGTTCAGCTCATGCAATCGCAATTTCCAGGCGCCGAAGCCGTTGGTTCGTATAAATTTTGGAAAGACAAAGGTTTTCCCGTGCAAAAAGGAGAGAAAGGCTCTAAAATCCTCGTACCTCAACGGCTCGGCGAGCAATTTCAAAACGAGGAAGGCACATGGAAGCCCGTCAAATATGCGACCAAAAATGAAAAGACACACATTCAAGACGGCCATCTCCCAAAACGAGACGGTCGTCTTGTGTTTTCAACGGGAACCGTTTTTGATATTAGCCAGACGTCGGCCACACGGGATGATTTGCCGGCTTTATTCCCAAATAAATGGATGGAAGGGAAGGTGGAGGATTACGGTCAACTTCGTCAAGGTATGGAAGCCATCGCCAAGGAAAATGGCATTGCCATTGTGGAACCGAAACAAGAGTTAGGCGCAGCTAAAGGCGTCAGCTATACCTTAACAAAGGAGGTGGCTTTAAATCCGCGCAACGATGAACGGCAGAATGTCAAAACCCTGTTGCATGAGTTGGCGCATGGGAAATTGCACACCGCAGAAACACACCACCGATATTCGCAACCGGAAAAAGAGTTTCAGGCAGAGATGACCGCCTACACGGTAGCCTCTCATTTTGGCGTGGATACGTCTGATTACTCGCTGGATTACCTTAAATCTTGGACGAAAAACCGCACCTTTGACGATCATCAGCAATTACTCAAAGAGGTGCAAGACACATCCCATCAGTTTATTACCACGATGGAACGAACGTTAGAACCGGAAAAAGCGCATGAACAGAAAAAAGAAGAGTCGAAAGGAGATGAATCGATGATTCATCAAACGAAAAAACAAGATGGAGCGACCATCGATCGGCAGGCATATAAGGACCTTTACAAACAAGAAGTTATCCAACAGGTGGAATCCAATAAAGCTTCCCGTGAAGCACAATATCAGGAAGCCAAAGGATCCACCTTGCCATTAACGGCTCAAAAGCCCCATGTAAGTCCTGTTAAACAGCAACACGAAAATGAAAAATCCTCACTGATGCGGAAGGAAAGTCCGTTACTCAAAGCCTACCGCAACGAAGTGACGGCTCATGAACACAATACAAGCCCGTTTGAAAAAGAGGATAAACCAACGGAGCATCAAACCTTTAAAGACCATTATAAGCGCGAAATCATGGGATTGATTGAGCCTGCCATTGGGAAGCAATTGGATCGAGAAGAATCCGGCGACCAACAAGAACGAAAGAAGCGAATGCAAGCATTTGAGCAGGGACATGATCCGCATACAGTGTACCAATTGAAAAAAGAGTCACTGCAAGAAATCAAAGAACTTCCTCTCTCCGAGCAAGGCCAGAAACGACTAGGTTCCCTTGAAAAGCAATTAGACGAAGAATACACCAATGAGCAAGAAAAAACATCTCAGAAAGGCGCTGAACGATCCAATGAACGCGAACGACGCGAACAACAAGAGCCGGTAGCCACGTCATCAATCAGCGCCGGAACTCAAACAGGCATTAAGGGCCCGGAACCGGATGTGTGA